A window from Chitinophaga filiformis encodes these proteins:
- a CDS encoding glycoside hydrolase family 9 protein, whose protein sequence is MKKRCSLIAAILLMVSLKLTYAQNYNYAEALQKSMFFYECQRSGQLPADNRVSWRANSAMNDGSDVSHDLTGGWYDAGDHVKFNFPMAFSATMLAWGAIDFPGGYNAAGQMKYLKSNLRFVNDYFIRCHTAPNELYGQVGNGGTDHAWWGAAEVMAMSRPSYKIDQAHPGSDLAGETAAAMAAASIVFKTDDPSYSATLLSHAIQLYNFADNYRGKYSSAITDAAGYYQSFSGYNDELVWGAIWLYRATGDAAWLAKAESYYANLSSEPQSTIKSFKWGLAWDDKSYGCYALLAKLTGKAQYKEDIERHLDYWTDGYNGQRITYTPGGLAFLDVWGALRYAINTSFLATYYKDAATTTAKGTKYYNFALRQMNYALGSNPRNRSYVCGFGTNPPVNPHHRTAHGCWSNNLNGPPAATRHTLYGALVGGPGNDDTYTDDRSNYVNNEVACDYNAGFSGLLSKLVEDYGGTPLANFPLAETPSGEFLIEARLNGSGNTYTEWSVWVNNHTAWPARIASKHAFRLFIDISEGLSAGYSPASYVVSSNNADVTFTQLKPWDSVQHIYYTEVTFNNSIKIWPGGQGESRKESQIRIRLPYEASAAAWNPANDWSSKGLDGTLKEVATIPLYVDNVLVYGSTPTPAVVVPVTGVSVSPATASLDINTTLQLNATVVPANATNKNVTWTSSAPAIAAVSNTGLVSALAAGKATITATTTDGGFVSNSSLTVTNVVVPKQYTVTTAVSGSGAVSLSPAGGIYPEGTQVTITATPASGYKFSNWSGAVSDTINPVKITVTANVSITANFTPNANQGNCSDPSPVMLPFKKDGTGEYCFVISGNISYINSWNLSLLEINGVNLTNTWSNSLPARVNGNYYVHYIGPYGWSHFEAAGTEAGARATLASSTVPSKYTTAVYPNPVTEHSFAIRVADPAITDVIVTLTDMSGKVVLRKRAKANETFRIDPSVLAGIYHVEVASGKKKVISTKLMIQ, encoded by the coding sequence ATGAAAAAAAGATGTAGTCTGATTGCTGCCATTCTACTAATGGTATCCCTCAAACTAACCTATGCACAGAATTACAATTATGCAGAAGCATTGCAAAAGTCGATGTTCTTCTACGAATGCCAGCGTTCTGGCCAGCTCCCTGCAGATAACCGCGTAAGCTGGCGCGCTAATTCGGCGATGAATGATGGTAGTGATGTCAGCCACGACTTGACTGGTGGCTGGTATGACGCGGGGGATCATGTTAAGTTCAATTTCCCCATGGCCTTCTCTGCCACTATGCTGGCATGGGGAGCGATAGACTTTCCCGGGGGATATAATGCCGCAGGGCAGATGAAATACCTGAAGAGCAATCTGCGTTTTGTAAATGATTACTTTATTCGCTGCCATACTGCTCCCAATGAATTGTACGGGCAGGTAGGTAACGGTGGTACCGATCATGCCTGGTGGGGCGCAGCTGAAGTAATGGCCATGTCCCGCCCTTCCTATAAGATCGATCAGGCGCATCCCGGCTCTGACCTTGCAGGTGAAACCGCTGCGGCGATGGCAGCGGCCAGCATTGTATTTAAGACCGACGATCCTTCCTACAGCGCTACATTGCTGAGCCACGCTATACAGTTATACAACTTTGCTGACAACTACCGCGGGAAGTATTCCAGCGCCATCACCGATGCTGCTGGTTATTATCAGTCATTCAGTGGTTACAATGACGAACTGGTATGGGGCGCTATATGGTTATATCGTGCTACCGGCGATGCAGCGTGGCTGGCAAAGGCGGAGAGCTATTATGCCAACCTGTCTTCAGAACCTCAGAGTACTATTAAATCCTTTAAGTGGGGACTTGCCTGGGATGATAAGTCTTATGGCTGTTATGCCCTGCTGGCAAAGCTCACAGGTAAGGCACAGTATAAAGAAGATATAGAACGTCACCTCGATTACTGGACAGATGGTTACAATGGGCAGCGTATTACCTATACGCCAGGCGGCCTGGCATTCCTGGATGTATGGGGCGCTTTAAGATATGCCATTAATACCAGTTTCCTGGCCACCTATTATAAGGATGCTGCTACCACTACCGCAAAGGGAACAAAGTACTACAATTTTGCCCTGCGGCAAATGAACTATGCACTGGGCAGCAATCCCCGTAATCGTAGCTATGTATGTGGTTTCGGTACTAATCCACCGGTTAATCCCCATCATCGTACTGCTCATGGCTGCTGGTCCAATAACCTGAATGGTCCTCCCGCCGCAACAAGACATACGCTATATGGTGCCCTGGTAGGAGGCCCGGGAAATGATGATACTTATACAGACGATCGCTCCAACTATGTGAACAATGAAGTAGCCTGCGATTATAATGCTGGTTTTTCAGGACTGCTGTCGAAGCTTGTGGAAGATTATGGCGGAACGCCCCTGGCAAATTTCCCGCTTGCTGAAACGCCTTCAGGAGAGTTCCTGATAGAGGCAAGGCTGAACGGCAGCGGCAATACTTATACTGAATGGTCTGTATGGGTGAACAATCATACTGCCTGGCCGGCGCGTATTGCCTCCAAACATGCTTTCCGCCTGTTCATTGATATTTCTGAGGGGCTGAGTGCCGGCTATTCCCCGGCTAGTTATGTTGTTTCGTCTAACAATGCAGATGTTACCTTTACTCAGTTAAAACCATGGGATTCTGTTCAGCACATCTACTACACTGAAGTAACATTCAATAACAGTATTAAGATCTGGCCCGGCGGACAGGGGGAATCGAGAAAAGAATCGCAGATACGTATACGACTGCCTTATGAGGCCAGTGCAGCTGCCTGGAATCCGGCCAATGACTGGTCGTCAAAAGGCCTTGATGGCACGCTTAAGGAAGTAGCTACCATTCCGCTTTATGTAGATAATGTACTCGTATATGGCAGTACTCCGACGCCTGCCGTGGTGGTACCTGTTACGGGTGTAAGCGTCAGCCCTGCAACAGCCTCACTGGATATCAATACTACCCTGCAGCTCAATGCCACAGTAGTACCTGCTAATGCTACCAATAAAAACGTGACCTGGACTTCCAGTGCACCGGCGATTGCTGCTGTAAGTAACACAGGGCTTGTAAGCGCACTGGCTGCAGGTAAGGCTACCATCACTGCCACTACAACCGACGGGGGCTTTGTGTCCAACTCAAGCCTTACAGTTACTAACGTGGTTGTGCCTAAACAATATACTGTCACCACAGCTGTAAGCGGTTCGGGCGCTGTTTCACTCAGCCCTGCAGGAGGTATCTATCCCGAAGGTACACAGGTGACCATTACCGCTACCCCGGCCAGTGGCTATAAGTTCAGTAACTGGAGCGGCGCCGTATCAGATACTATCAATCCTGTTAAGATCACAGTAACTGCTAATGTATCCATCACGGCTAACTTTACTCCAAACGCCAACCAGGGAAATTGCAGTGATCCATCGCCGGTAATGCTTCCATTTAAGAAAGATGGCACGGGAGAATATTGCTTCGTTATCTCCGGCAATATTTCATACATCAATTCATGGAACCTGAGCCTCCTGGAGATCAATGGCGTTAACCTTACCAATACCTGGTCTAATAGCCTGCCTGCAAGAGTGAATGGCAATTATTATGTGCATTATATAGGCCCCTATGGATGGTCGCATTTCGAGGCAGCAGGAACGGAGGCAGGTGCAAGAGCTACGCTTGCAAGCAGCACTGTTCCGTCAAAATATACCACTGCTGTTTATCCTAACCCGGTTACAGAGCATAGCTTCGCCATCCGCGTAGCCGATCCCGCTATTACGGATGTGATAGTGACGCTTACAGATATGTCTGGTAAAGTGGTATTGAGGAAGCGTGCAAAAGCGAATGAAACGTTTAGGATTGATCCTTCCGTACTGGCAGGTATCTATCATGTTGAAGTAGCCAGCGGTAAGAAAAAGGTGATAAGCACAAAACTGATGATCCAATAG
- a CDS encoding MauE/DoxX family redox-associated membrane protein yields MKLRALNLAIEAITAVLLLLWIYTGLSKLIQFDKFRFEAGRSPFLQHIAPLVAVMVPAGELLIAAMLIFKPTRVAGLYASLFLITLFTGYVYTMLHYAYDLPCSCGGIIELLTWEQHLVVNLMFTLLTVIAILLQSRLTILNRQNMSLS; encoded by the coding sequence ATGAAACTCAGAGCGCTCAATTTAGCCATTGAAGCAATTACTGCCGTATTGCTACTACTCTGGATCTACACCGGCCTCAGTAAACTGATCCAATTTGACAAATTCAGATTTGAAGCCGGCCGTTCTCCTTTTCTGCAGCACATTGCGCCGCTGGTAGCTGTCATGGTGCCTGCAGGCGAACTGCTGATAGCTGCAATGCTGATCTTTAAACCCACACGGGTAGCCGGCCTGTATGCATCGTTATTCCTGATCACACTATTTACAGGATATGTGTATACCATGCTGCATTATGCCTACGATCTGCCTTGCAGTTGTGGCGGCATCATCGAGCTGTTAACCTGGGAGCAACACCTGGTAGTTAACCTTATGTTTACGCTGCTTACTGTAATCGCCATATTGCTGCAAAGCCGGCTGACGATACTTAACAGGCAGAATATGTCATTGTCTTAA
- a CDS encoding outer membrane beta-barrel family protein: MAKVFPFFCFLMMLCLFTQAQDSTISTRQLQAVEVNANPPSVRQQADKLVITVSGNRLFRTAVNGFDVLKKVPGLEIGGDGALLLYGRITPAVFIDGKPVLMSPEALQNYLAGLSSDMIASIALINNPSSQYDAAYKAIIDIRLKQDITLGWRGNISSSLQRNAHTYSDNQLQLTYKTSKITYMTRLGYTKGTTIYRYSALQHLASTDILTTSTRVPTTNNNFSYQLGADYNFKKDQHIELQFSAYLINRDAYAYNTLHATDATAQHLVFNTKTENRYDPTQRNYLVNLNYAGQWGKTQLQLLGSFAQANTRQQEDIQTSDIISKMLEDYWKTALQQDIRIRTIQADLSRETSYGTFRTGSRFAFTSTRNAIHYDTLNKEHIFVPDSGRSNNFHYDEYISAAYLSYERKLGKFDLSGGLRVEHTHSVANSITQQQVTRRNYLTWLPGINAAYTISENQQIGLSFARRITRPNFTQLNPFRFYNSPLNYVVGNPYLLPSKTNTLALTYTIRSFTFTLNAGRETDAMLRYPEYDTVTNVLEYLGKNMPHKDFATITASIPFTVTKWWRMQHNISSDYRKEQIPYHGVTYAVGVTDFSIRGSQVFTLPKQFTFDVYYSYRSRSGISLYIAKPLWNVDIGLQRSWLKGKLNTRINYYDMFNSTTFTIVFRQKQIINNQLSHWYGQQRVVLSLNYSFGKSTYKAKQLNKNEEENRAGL, translated from the coding sequence ATGGCGAAAGTCTTTCCCTTTTTTTGTTTTCTTATGATGCTTTGCCTGTTTACCCAGGCGCAGGACTCAACAATCAGCACCCGACAGTTGCAGGCCGTGGAAGTGAATGCAAACCCTCCGTCCGTGAGGCAGCAAGCCGATAAGCTGGTGATAACGGTATCGGGCAACCGCCTGTTTAGAACAGCTGTCAATGGCTTTGATGTATTGAAAAAGGTTCCCGGCCTTGAGATAGGAGGGGACGGTGCCCTCTTACTATATGGCAGGATCACACCGGCGGTTTTTATTGATGGTAAACCAGTGCTGATGAGCCCAGAAGCACTGCAGAACTACCTGGCAGGTCTTTCATCGGACATGATCGCGTCTATCGCGCTGATCAATAACCCGTCTTCCCAATACGACGCAGCATACAAAGCAATTATTGACATACGCCTGAAGCAGGATATTACACTGGGCTGGAGGGGAAATATCAGTTCCAGTCTACAGCGGAATGCTCATACCTACAGCGATAATCAGTTGCAGCTCACCTACAAAACCTCTAAAATCACCTATATGACCCGGCTGGGTTATACGAAGGGTACCACGATTTACCGGTACTCGGCTTTACAGCACCTCGCAAGTACTGATATCCTGACCACCAGTACCAGGGTGCCCACCACTAATAATAACTTCAGCTATCAGCTGGGAGCGGATTATAATTTTAAGAAGGATCAGCATATTGAATTGCAGTTCAGCGCTTACCTGATAAACCGGGATGCCTATGCATACAATACGCTTCATGCAACAGATGCTACAGCGCAGCACCTTGTTTTTAATACAAAAACCGAAAACCGCTATGATCCAACCCAGCGTAATTATCTTGTTAACCTGAATTATGCCGGACAGTGGGGAAAGACCCAATTGCAGTTGTTAGGTTCATTTGCACAGGCCAATACCCGGCAGCAGGAAGATATACAGACGAGCGATATCATCAGCAAAATGCTGGAAGATTACTGGAAAACAGCCTTACAGCAGGACATCCGTATCCGTACAATCCAGGCGGACCTTTCAAGGGAAACCAGCTATGGTACTTTCCGTACAGGCAGCAGGTTTGCATTCACATCCACCCGGAATGCCATTCATTATGACACACTGAACAAAGAGCACATTTTCGTACCGGATAGCGGACGGTCAAACAACTTTCATTACGACGAATATATATCCGCAGCATACCTCTCTTACGAAAGGAAACTGGGCAAATTTGACCTTTCAGGAGGCCTTCGTGTGGAGCATACCCATAGCGTTGCAAATTCTATCACCCAACAACAGGTAACCAGGCGGAATTACCTTACCTGGTTGCCGGGTATAAATGCGGCTTATACTATTAGTGAAAATCAACAGATAGGCCTATCTTTTGCCCGCCGCATCACCCGTCCTAATTTTACCCAGCTGAACCCATTCAGGTTCTATAACAGTCCATTAAATTATGTAGTAGGCAATCCTTATCTCCTGCCTTCTAAAACAAATACGCTGGCTTTAACTTACACCATCAGGTCATTTACATTCACGTTGAATGCCGGCCGGGAAACAGATGCCATGCTCAGATACCCGGAGTATGACACTGTTACCAATGTGCTGGAATATCTTGGCAAGAACATGCCCCATAAAGATTTTGCCACGATTACAGCCAGTATTCCCTTTACAGTTACAAAATGGTGGAGAATGCAGCATAATATCAGCAGTGATTACAGAAAGGAGCAAATACCCTATCACGGCGTTACCTATGCCGTGGGAGTAACAGACTTTTCTATCAGAGGAAGCCAGGTATTTACTTTGCCTAAACAATTCACATTTGATGTATATTATTCCTACCGCTCACGCAGTGGTATCAGTCTTTATATTGCGAAGCCGCTGTGGAATGTTGATATAGGGCTGCAGCGCAGCTGGCTGAAAGGGAAGCTGAATACACGGATCAATTACTATGACATGTTCAATAGTACAACATTCACCATTGTGTTCCGTCAGAAGCAGATCATCAATAACCAGCTGTCTCACTGGTATGGCCAGCAGCGGGTAGTGCTCTCGCTTAATTACAGCTTCGGAAAATCCACTTATAAAGCGAAACAGCTCAATAAGAACGAGGAAGAGAACAGGGCAGGATTGTAA
- a CDS encoding helix-turn-helix domain-containing protein: protein MNISQQILFFLSALGAFNGLVLGIYILYNKRKSIPFLLLGILLLAISIRVAKSVFIYFNPQLPKIYLQVGLSACFLIGPSLYYFFRAAMGRVAAIPANWKREWGVLLGLLVVGGAVFPYQTCPNLWNHFVARLIYLVWAAYIVATGVLLWSTLKTFLVNRSALNATEQFWLWVYGSNCLLYVVYLLALLRYIYGIYIGGGIAFSSILYLTIFFFVKGGKMDQLLTAPELASFNKPEKKKIADNDARAWAEKLGQAIMDKALYKDPNLKLSDLARAINIPAHQLSQLLNDNLGKSFSTYINEYRINEACKLIATKEHLTFEAIGYEVGYNSKSTFYTAFKKVTDTTPALFKENAMKTTD from the coding sequence ATGAATATCAGCCAGCAAATATTGTTTTTCCTTAGTGCCCTGGGAGCGTTTAACGGTTTGGTACTTGGAATTTACATCCTGTATAACAAGCGAAAATCCATTCCATTTCTCCTTTTGGGGATCCTGTTGCTGGCCATTAGTATTCGTGTGGCTAAATCAGTATTTATCTATTTTAATCCCCAGCTGCCCAAGATATATCTGCAGGTGGGGCTGTCGGCGTGTTTCCTGATCGGTCCATCCCTGTATTACTTTTTTAGGGCCGCCATGGGACGGGTCGCCGCAATACCGGCCAACTGGAAACGGGAATGGGGGGTGCTGCTGGGATTATTGGTGGTAGGTGGTGCTGTTTTCCCTTATCAGACATGTCCCAACTTATGGAACCACTTTGTTGCCCGGCTCATTTACCTGGTATGGGCCGCTTATATAGTAGCTACCGGCGTTTTACTGTGGAGTACATTAAAGACCTTTTTGGTGAACCGCTCGGCATTAAATGCTACGGAGCAGTTCTGGCTGTGGGTATACGGATCTAATTGCCTGCTTTATGTGGTTTACCTGCTGGCCTTATTGCGGTATATATACGGTATATATATCGGCGGAGGTATTGCCTTCTCTTCAATCCTGTATCTCACTATTTTCTTTTTCGTAAAAGGCGGCAAGATGGATCAGCTACTCACAGCTCCGGAGCTGGCCTCTTTCAATAAACCTGAAAAGAAGAAGATAGCTGACAATGATGCCAGGGCCTGGGCAGAGAAGCTGGGACAGGCCATCATGGATAAAGCGCTGTATAAAGATCCCAATCTTAAACTCAGTGACCTGGCACGGGCTATTAATATCCCTGCTCACCAGTTGTCGCAACTGCTGAACGATAACCTGGGTAAAAGCTTTTCTACCTACATCAATGAGTACCGCATCAATGAAGCCTGTAAACTGATCGCTACGAAAGAACACCTGACATTTGAAGCCATCGGCTACGAGGTGGGGTACAACTCCAAGTCTACTTTTTATACTGCTTTTAAGAAGGTCACAGACACCACTCCAGCACTATTTAAAGAAAATGCCATGAAAACCACTGATTGA
- a CDS encoding helix-turn-helix domain-containing protein, with protein sequence MPATVTKRRSGKSATFKVKVAPDMISKSSITDFYRNSQAEYPAGIEKEVGHFNIFEIEKLFDKKTGSRIMPYSRRSYYKVSLLKGRSRAEYADKVVDIREGALLFATPKIPYHWIPEDGNQTGMFFIFTEDFLSRNKVGVIVDELPIFRPGALPIFELTEDERTELEYIFRKMQKELASDYVYKYDLLRNLILEVIHFGQKLQPMSVLDPVHSASERISSLFVELLERQFPIESPEQRLKLRAAKDYADRLAVHVNHLNKVLKEVTGQTTTDIISKRIVQEAKILLKQTDWSVSEIAYTLGFDDPAHFSNFFKKQASFSPVAFRS encoded by the coding sequence ATGCCAGCGACGGTCACCAAACGGAGATCTGGTAAAAGTGCTACCTTTAAGGTAAAGGTTGCACCGGATATGATCTCTAAATCATCTATAACGGATTTTTACCGGAACTCACAAGCGGAGTATCCTGCCGGTATTGAGAAAGAAGTGGGACATTTCAACATATTCGAAATAGAGAAGCTGTTTGATAAGAAAACAGGCTCGCGCATCATGCCTTACAGCAGGCGATCTTATTATAAGGTCAGCCTGCTGAAGGGCAGGAGCAGGGCCGAGTATGCAGATAAGGTGGTGGATATCCGGGAGGGCGCTCTGCTTTTTGCTACTCCCAAGATACCCTATCACTGGATCCCAGAAGATGGCAACCAGACAGGCATGTTCTTCATCTTCACGGAAGATTTCCTGTCCAGGAATAAAGTGGGCGTTATAGTAGATGAACTGCCGATATTCCGGCCTGGTGCATTGCCAATATTTGAACTGACAGAGGACGAGCGGACAGAACTGGAATATATCTTCAGAAAGATGCAGAAAGAGCTGGCTTCCGATTATGTTTATAAGTATGATCTGCTGCGTAACCTCATCCTGGAAGTGATCCATTTCGGTCAGAAATTGCAGCCTATGTCCGTGCTCGACCCGGTTCACAGCGCGTCTGAAAGAATATCGTCCCTGTTCGTGGAATTACTGGAGCGCCAGTTCCCGATAGAATCGCCGGAGCAAAGGCTTAAGCTCCGTGCGGCTAAAGATTATGCTGACAGGCTGGCGGTACATGTCAATCATCTGAATAAAGTCTTGAAAGAAGTAACCGGCCAGACCACTACCGATATCATCAGCAAGCGTATTGTCCAGGAAGCGAAGATCCTGTTAAAACAGACAGATTGGAGTGTTTCTGAGATCGCTTACACTTTAGGGTTTGATGACCCGGCGCACTTTTCGAATTTCTTCAAGAAACAGGCTTCTTTTTCGCCGGTGGCATTCAGGTCATAA
- a CDS encoding SDR family NAD(P)-dependent oxidoreductase: MENKNKIALITGGSRGLGRDMALRIAEKGIDVIITYNSREEDAQNVVKLVQEKGRKAAALQLNTGDIKSFDVFFAQLKKVLTDTFNATGFDFLINNAGVGRNAPFAEVPEQMFDELMNIHFKGVYFLTQGALALMNDGGGIINISSGHTRVTIPRYSAYGSMKAAVEAVTRYWAAELAPRGIRSNVIAPGAIATDFSGGVVRDNPEVNKFVREMTALGRTGVPEDIGGVVAFLCTDDARWITAQRIEVSGGMRI; this comes from the coding sequence ATGGAAAATAAGAATAAAATAGCTTTGATAACCGGCGGTAGCCGTGGTTTAGGAAGAGACATGGCGCTCAGGATCGCAGAAAAAGGAATTGATGTGATCATCACCTATAACAGCAGGGAAGAGGATGCTCAGAACGTAGTAAAGCTGGTACAGGAGAAAGGACGCAAGGCAGCGGCCCTGCAGTTAAATACAGGGGATATTAAAAGCTTTGATGTTTTTTTTGCTCAGTTGAAGAAAGTACTGACTGATACTTTTAATGCAACCGGCTTTGATTTCCTTATCAATAATGCCGGCGTAGGACGTAATGCACCCTTTGCAGAAGTGCCGGAGCAGATGTTCGATGAACTGATGAACATCCATTTCAAAGGTGTTTATTTCCTCACACAGGGAGCTTTGGCTTTAATGAATGACGGAGGTGGTATCATCAATATATCTTCCGGACATACCCGCGTAACCATTCCAAGGTATTCCGCATATGGTTCTATGAAGGCGGCTGTGGAGGCAGTTACCCGCTACTGGGCTGCTGAACTGGCGCCAAGAGGCATAAGGTCGAATGTTATAGCGCCGGGAGCAATTGCGACAGACTTTTCCGGAGGTGTGGTGAGAGATAATCCGGAAGTGAACAAGTTTGTACGCGAAATGACAGCCCTGGGACGTACAGGAGTGCCGGAAGATATTGGCGGTGTGGTAGCCTTCCTGTGCACAGATGACGCCAGGTGGATCACCGCCCAGCGCATAGAGGTCTCCGGAGGAATGCGCATCTGA
- a CDS encoding TonB-dependent receptor has translation MHTKFNQLFGLLCLLCAMFTGTHAYSINEPLSAIKGTVITGDGSPAAFVAVQIKEKNRGTLTNEKGEFLFKRMHPGHYTLQVMLIGYKVVTKEVDLAQDEIINVTIQLEASNQQLQEVIINSTRNKYKADAVSGSLRLKTPLLEIPQNIQVISASLLADQQTFDIVDGITRNVSGATRVGHWDNQYAQIRMRGSKIPAFRNGMNIEASWGPTAEDAAMIERIEFVKGPAGFMLAAGEPGGFYNVVTKKPTGITKGAANISMGSFSTYRAALDFDGKLSKDGKLLYRLNVAGQQKDFYTKYNYSNRYLFAPVIKYNVDDRTSITLEYTFQGSKYLGNGNYQFSRNKLLDEGISNDFFYGDPSLEPGRLRDHSAYVYLDHQLNDKWQAHAQVAYFNFSMVANSVWADSVGRNGNMSRYFSVGDEAGENRFAQMSLSGEEYTGGVRHRILAGIDMGNKKFWGDFRTLKPQLRLKDSIFNVYHPVYGIPFDSIPVIDRSQSVRTRAGASAYISSVNYTSVYAQDELGFFDNKLRLSLGLRFTYAETVGKSKAAEMKDKVFSPRAGLSYSIDKSTSVYALYDQSFVPQSGLDSNLQAFKAIRGNDIEAGIKKEFFNGRWVASLTGYRIARQNAKVALGINDSRGAPVSVALGETVTKGIEADINGEIVPGLNVNINYAYTDSKITKEAPTTEASKTTVGNITPNTAAHVTNGWLSYRIDHGIFTGFGASAGIQWQAERAVGTNTKKSNIPNYFRTDAGLNYSKGKYTVGVLVNNLLDDRKLLTAASLPANASGYYSYIVEPRRNFRMTIGYRF, from the coding sequence ATGCATACTAAATTTAACCAACTGTTCGGATTGTTGTGTCTACTATGTGCCATGTTCACCGGCACCCATGCCTATTCTATCAATGAACCGCTTTCTGCTATTAAAGGGACCGTCATTACCGGCGATGGTAGTCCTGCCGCTTTTGTAGCAGTACAGATCAAGGAAAAAAACAGGGGTACACTGACCAATGAAAAAGGAGAATTCCTGTTTAAGAGAATGCATCCCGGCCACTACACGCTGCAGGTGATGCTGATCGGTTACAAGGTGGTGACCAAAGAAGTAGACCTTGCCCAGGATGAGATCATCAACGTTACTATCCAGCTGGAAGCTTCCAACCAACAGCTGCAGGAAGTGATCATCAACAGTACCAGGAATAAATATAAAGCCGACGCAGTATCGGGCTCCCTGCGCCTGAAAACGCCATTGCTGGAGATACCACAGAACATCCAGGTGATCTCTGCCAGCCTGCTGGCTGACCAGCAGACCTTCGACATCGTGGATGGCATTACCCGCAATGTGAGCGGCGCTACCCGTGTAGGGCACTGGGACAACCAGTATGCGCAGATCCGGATGAGAGGTTCCAAGATCCCCGCTTTCCGCAATGGCATGAACATCGAAGCCAGCTGGGGGCCGACCGCAGAAGATGCAGCTATGATAGAACGTATTGAGTTCGTAAAAGGTCCTGCAGGCTTCATGTTGGCTGCCGGCGAGCCTGGTGGTTTTTATAACGTGGTTACCAAAAAGCCTACCGGTATCACGAAAGGTGCTGCTAATATCAGCATGGGTAGCTTTAGTACTTATCGTGCAGCGCTCGACTTTGACGGTAAGCTGAGTAAAGATGGTAAATTGTTGTACCGATTGAACGTTGCCGGTCAGCAGAAAGACTTTTATACCAAATACAATTACAGCAATCGTTACCTGTTTGCACCTGTGATTAAATACAACGTAGACGACAGAACATCGATCACATTGGAATATACTTTCCAGGGTTCCAAATATCTCGGCAATGGTAACTACCAGTTCTCCAGAAACAAATTGCTGGACGAAGGCATTTCCAACGACTTCTTTTATGGAGATCCTTCCCTGGAACCTGGCCGCCTCAGAGATCATAGTGCTTACGTTTATTTAGATCATCAGCTGAACGACAAATGGCAGGCACACGCACAGGTTGCTTATTTTAATTTCAGTATGGTGGCCAACAGTGTATGGGCGGATAGTGTAGGCAGAAACGGCAACATGAGCCGCTATTTCAGTGTTGGCGATGAAGCCGGTGAAAACCGGTTTGCACAGATGTCACTCTCAGGAGAGGAATATACCGGCGGCGTCCGTCACAGGATCCTGGCGGGAATTGATATGGGCAATAAGAAGTTCTGGGGCGACTTCCGTACACTGAAACCGCAGCTTCGCCTGAAAGACTCCATCTTCAATGTGTATCATCCTGTATATGGTATTCCGTTCGACTCAATTCCTGTTATAGACCGCTCACAAAGTGTGAGGACCAGGGCTGGGGCAAGCGCCTATATTTCATCCGTGAATTATACATCTGTATATGCGCAGGATGAACTTGGTTTCTTTGATAACAAACTGCGCTTGTCGCTGGGACTGCGATTCACTTATGCAGAAACAGTAGGAAAATCTAAAGCAGCCGAAATGAAAGACAAAGTATTTTCTCCCCGCGCTGGTCTGAGCTATTCCATTGACAAATCAACTTCCGTATACGCCTTATATGATCAGTCGTTCGTGCCACAGTCAGGACTGGATTCAAACCTGCAGGCATTCAAGGCAATCAGGGGTAATGATATTGAAGCGGGCATTAAGAAAGAATTCTTTAATGGCCGTTGGGTAGCCTCATTAACGGGTTACCGCATTGCCCGTCAGAACGCCAAGGTAGCACTTGGCATTAACGATAGCCGCGGCGCTCCGGTGTCTGTTGCACTTGGCGAAACCGTTACAAAGGGTATCGAAGCCGATATCAATGGTGAAATTGTGCCAGGCCTGAATGTGAATATCAACTATGCCTATACTGACTCCAAGATAACCAAAGAAGCGCCTACTACTGAGGCAAGCAAAACAACTGTAGGCAACATCACGCCTAATACGGCTGCACATGTTACCAATGGCTGGCTTTCTTACCGTATTGACCATGGAATATTCACAGGGTTCGGTGCTTCCGCCGGTATTCAGTGGCAGGCAGAACGTGCTGTAGGAACAAATACCAAGAAGTCCAACATTCCTAACTATTTCCGTACAGACGCAGGCCTGAACTATTCCAAAGGGAAATACACTGTAGGCGTCCTCGTAAACAATCTGCTGGACGATCGTAAACTGCTTACTGCTGCT